From Aedes albopictus strain Foshan chromosome 1, AalbF5, whole genome shotgun sequence, one genomic window encodes:
- the LOC109416079 gene encoding transmembrane protease serine 9-like yields MIVIHSEAVCAAATMITAASLVLIVLELSLFGSNQATVDIVGVQCGVQPIGPEELAEKEIDALPGEWPWHAAIYQIGLNGTQYVCGGTMIDERFIVTAAQCVCDRDRGVKLSNEAVLVRLGVLNLGASVQLMSQQYSVEEIIVHPMFTLGDYRADIAVLKLSLVVRFSYYVHPVCVDQEGELRESPGTFVGWGSANVTSDLNDLQLPIHSGSACPSIDEGSFCGGYANFTYVCSGDIGGGIYTNNMKTWNLVGILTMLGDKNVDNEKCRIDGYATFIKVNNYIPWIEKVTKLELVEKDDDYKFVIPNGIPAQKCTVKEIEDTNSSFNHLPQDCGRYVVNRILQGQKTELFEFPWMAIVRYLVAPIHELENLCVGSLISKRYVLTAAHCVKESKKPYQVRLGEHTMDQEKDCRLDEDRECAPPVRDYGIECIVQHRGYNKRLQQNNIALIRLDQDVTFEDHIQPICLPTSPHLKALQLPRYIVTGWGDTDDGDKSMTLLKTMLPQANRSECQAWMSLRGLQLTEEQLCVGETDGADTCKGDGGAPLGYSAKYNRGMHFVQFGIVSFGSGCGVVPSVYTRVASYMEWITANMQP; encoded by the exons ATGATAGTAATTCATTCAGAAGCGGTGTGTGCTGCTGCAACCATGATCACTGCGGCAAGTTTGGTGCTGATTGTGTTGGAATTGTCGCTTTTCGGGTCAAATCAAGCCACCGTTGACATAGTGGGGGTCCAGTGTGGAGTTCAACCGATAGGGCCCGAAGAGCTGGCCGAAAAGGAGATCGATGCGCTTCCGGGAGAGTGGCCATGGCATGCGGCGATCTACCAGATCGGACTCAATGGAACCCAATACGTGTGTGGTGGAACGATGATCGATGAACGGTTCATCGTAACCGCAGCGCAGTGTGTTTGTGATCGAGATAGGGGAGTAAAGCTGAGCAACGAAGCGGTCCTGGTGCGATTGGGAGTTTTGAATTTGGGTGCTTCGGTTCAGTTGATGTCGCAGCAGTATTCGGTGGAGGAGATTATTGTTCATCCGATGTTTACACTGGGTGACTATCGAGCGGATATTGCAGTATTGAAGTTGAGCTTGGTGGTACGGTTTAGCTACTATGTTCATCCGGTATGCGTAGACCAAGAAGGTGAATTGCGCGAGTCCCCTGGGACATTTGTTGGTTGGGGCTCGGCTAATGTGACCAGTGATCTCAACGATTTACAACTTCCAATACATAGTGGAAGCGCTTGTCCTTCGATCGACGAAGGAAGCTTTTGTGGAGGATATGCGAACTTTACCTATGTGTGTTCCGGAGACATTGGAGGTGGGATATATACCAATAATATGAAAACTTGGAACCTTGTGGGTATTCTGACTATGCTTGGAGATAAAAATGTCGATAATGAGAAGTGTCGCATTGATGGATATGCTACattcataaaagtcaataatTACATACCGTGGATTGAGAAGGTGACAAAACTAGAACTGGTGGAGAAGGACGATGATTACAAATTCGTAATAC CAAATGGTATCCCCGCCCAAAAGTGTACAGTAAAGGAAATTGAGGATACAAACTCGAGTTTTAATCATCTTCCACAAGACTGTGGTCGCTACGTGGTTAATCGAATTCTACAGGGCCAAAAGACggagttatttgaatttcccTGGATGGCCATAGTTCGTTATTTGGTGGCTCCCATACATGAATTGGAAAATCTTTGCGTAGGAAGTTTGATCAGCAAACGTTACGTTCTAACGGCGGCACATTGCGTGAAGGAGAGTAAAAAACC ATACCAAGTGAGATTGGGCGAACATACCATGGATCAAGAAAAAGACTGTCGTCTGGATGAGGATCGAGAATGTGCTCCACCTGTACGGGATTACGGTATAGAATGCATCGTGCAGCACCGGGGCTATAACAAGCGATTACAACAGAACAACATTGCTCTGATCCGCCTAGACCAGGATGTTACGTTCGAAG ATCACATCCAACCAATCTGCCTTCCTACTTCACCGCACCTGAAGGCGTTGCAACTACCGCGGTACATCGTAACCGGTTGGGGTGACACGGACGATGGTGACAAATCGATGACCCTACTGAAGACCATGCTGCCTCAGGCTAATCGTTCCGAATGCCAAGCGTGGATGAGCCTACGAGGCCTACAGCTGACAGAGGAACAGCTGTGCGTAGGTGAAACGGATGGAGCGGATACCTGCAAAGGCGATGGAGGAGCCCCTCTCGGGTACAGTGCAAAGTACAATCGAGGAATGCATTTCGTACAGTTCGGTATCGTATCGTTCGGGTCGGGATGTGGAGTGGTGCCTTCGGTTTATACGAGGGTTGCTAGCTATATGGAGTGGATAACGGCTAATATGCAGCCTTGA